Proteins encoded together in one Rhizobium bangladeshense window:
- a CDS encoding MATE family efflux transporter — MDTSIDARSLAPTNDNRWGAHFRATLALGIPLIGAQLAQLGIHTTDVMIIGRLGAEQLAAMVLSAQFLFTILIFGSGFSIAVIPMVAQAYGRGDVVSVRRSLRMGLWVVIGFWIIAQPAFFNAEQILLFAQQKPEVARLAHGYILIGQFGVLPALLFNVLRALVSAIGKAGIILNVTIVTLVMNAIFAYALVLGHFGLPAMGLEGAAIVSVVVQTAGFLFILVFVQRREETRRYEIFVRFWKPDWHALLEVIRLGFPISVTVLAEVSLFTVASLLMGYIGTIELAAHGIALQWASIAFMIPLGLSQAATVRIGVAHGQGDYDGLVRASIMVVIIACAMSAVGSVIFATMPQFLGSWFLDVSSPEAPEVLAYAGPLIVVAGLFQLVDGLQVIANGLLRGLKDARVPMIMALIAYWPIGFLLAWAFAFPLGFGGIGIWFGFLVGLAAAATMLCGRFYLLLRREGAAAGA; from the coding sequence ATGGACACGTCGATCGACGCGCGCAGCCTTGCGCCGACAAACGATAATCGTTGGGGCGCACATTTCCGTGCGACGCTGGCGCTCGGCATTCCGCTGATCGGCGCCCAGCTCGCACAGCTCGGCATCCACACCACCGATGTGATGATCATCGGCCGCCTTGGCGCCGAGCAGTTGGCGGCCATGGTGCTGTCAGCCCAGTTCCTGTTCACGATCCTCATCTTCGGTTCGGGCTTTTCCATTGCCGTCATTCCGATGGTGGCGCAGGCCTATGGCCGCGGCGACGTCGTCTCGGTGCGCCGATCGCTGCGCATGGGGCTCTGGGTGGTCATCGGATTCTGGATCATCGCGCAACCGGCCTTTTTCAATGCAGAGCAGATACTGCTTTTTGCGCAGCAGAAGCCGGAGGTGGCCAGGCTCGCCCATGGCTATATTCTGATCGGCCAATTCGGCGTGCTGCCGGCCCTTCTTTTCAATGTCCTGCGGGCGCTGGTCAGCGCCATCGGCAAGGCAGGCATCATCCTCAACGTCACCATCGTCACGCTGGTGATGAATGCGATCTTCGCCTATGCGCTCGTGCTCGGCCATTTCGGCTTGCCGGCCATGGGGCTCGAGGGCGCGGCGATCGTCTCCGTGGTCGTACAGACGGCCGGCTTTCTCTTCATTCTCGTTTTCGTCCAGCGGCGGGAAGAGACACGGCGCTATGAGATCTTCGTGCGGTTCTGGAAGCCGGATTGGCACGCGCTGCTGGAGGTCATCCGGCTCGGTTTCCCGATCAGCGTCACCGTACTTGCCGAGGTCAGTCTGTTTACGGTCGCGTCGCTCTTGATGGGTTATATCGGCACCATCGAGCTCGCCGCCCACGGCATCGCGCTGCAATGGGCCTCGATCGCCTTCATGATCCCGCTCGGTCTCAGCCAGGCGGCGACGGTGCGCATCGGCGTTGCTCACGGGCAGGGCGATTATGACGGACTGGTGCGCGCTTCGATCATGGTCGTGATCATCGCTTGCGCCATGTCGGCGGTCGGATCGGTCATCTTCGCCACCATGCCGCAATTCCTCGGCAGCTGGTTCCTCGACGTCAGCTCGCCCGAGGCGCCCGAGGTGCTTGCCTATGCCGGGCCGCTGATCGTCGTTGCCGGGCTATTCCAGCTGGTCGACGGCCTGCAGGTGATCGCCAATGGATTGCTGCGTGGATTGAAGGACGCGCGCGTGCCGATGATCATGGCGCTGATTGCTTACTGGCCGATCGGCTTCCTCCTCGCCTGGGCCTTCGCCTTTCCGCTGGGTTTCGGCGGCATCGGCATCTGGTTCGGCTTCCTCGTCGGGCTGGCAGCCGCCGCGACAATGCTCTGCGGACGGTTCTACCTTCTGCTTCGTCGGGAAGGGGCAGCGGCCGGCGCCTGA
- a CDS encoding RNA polymerase sigma factor yields the protein MTAPAAWSEIFAATFGPRLGTLRPKLHRYCARMTGSVIDAEDVLQDALAKAMEALPAAAPIANPEGWLFRIAHNAALDFLRRRSRLADLITEEEVDMVVEPLSQTEAREIAATSLRTFMRLPVRERSSVILMDVLGYSLREICSITGVTLPALKALLHRGRIRLRDVAADPVERLLPVLSAAEKELLAFYIDRFNARDFDALRQRLADDVKADLVGEVVMHGRSQVSSYFGNYSREDRWRLGAGLIEGRPAVLVFEQGPNSSHPAYFVLLNWAGDMLHTIRDFRYAQYAMEAADIRILDLAISKDDRS from the coding sequence ATGACCGCCCCCGCCGCATGGAGTGAGATCTTTGCCGCAACCTTCGGTCCGCGGCTCGGGACATTGAGGCCAAAGCTACACCGCTACTGCGCACGCATGACCGGTTCGGTAATCGACGCAGAGGATGTCTTGCAGGACGCTCTGGCGAAGGCGATGGAGGCACTGCCAGCGGCAGCGCCGATTGCCAATCCCGAAGGTTGGCTGTTTCGCATTGCTCATAACGCTGCACTCGACTTCCTGAGGCGACGTAGCCGGCTGGCCGATCTCATCACGGAGGAAGAGGTTGACATGGTTGTCGAACCTCTGTCCCAGACCGAGGCGCGCGAGATCGCTGCCACCAGCCTACGCACCTTCATGCGGCTGCCAGTTCGCGAGCGCAGCAGCGTCATCCTGATGGATGTGCTCGGCTATTCGCTGCGTGAGATTTGCTCGATTACCGGTGTTACCCTGCCCGCCCTCAAGGCGCTTCTACATCGCGGTCGGATCAGGCTGCGCGACGTAGCGGCCGATCCGGTAGAGCGGTTGCTGCCCGTTCTTTCGGCCGCGGAGAAAGAGCTCCTCGCCTTTTATATCGATCGCTTCAACGCGCGCGATTTCGACGCGCTAAGGCAAAGACTTGCCGACGACGTTAAAGCAGATCTCGTTGGTGAGGTGGTGATGCATGGTCGGAGCCAGGTCTCGTCCTACTTCGGTAACTACTCCCGCGAAGACAGATGGAGGCTGGGGGCTGGCCTAATTGAGGGCCGTCCCGCGGTACTGGTGTTTGAGCAGGGCCCCAACAGCAGTCATCCTGCCTATTTTGTTCTCTTAAATTGGGCCGGTGATATGCTTCACACGATCCGTGACTTTCGTTACGCGCAATATGCCATGGAAGCCGCGGACATTCGGATTCTGGACTTGGCGATCTCGAAGGACGATCGAAGTTAA